A section of the Pan paniscus chromosome 7, NHGRI_mPanPan1-v2.0_pri, whole genome shotgun sequence genome encodes:
- the CCN4 gene encoding CCN family member 4 isoform X1 translates to MRWFLPWTLAAVTAAAASTVLATALSPAPTTMDFTPAPLEDTSSRPQFCKWPCECPPSPPRCPLGVSLITDGCECCKMCAQQLGDNCTEAAICDPHRGLYCDYSGDRPRYAIGVCAQVVGVGCVLDGVRYNNGQSFQPNCKYNCTCIDGAVGCTPLCLRVRPPRLWCPHPRRVSIPGHCCEQWVCEDDAKRPRKTAPRDTGAFDAVGEVEAWHSNCIAYTSPWSPCSTSCGLGVSTRISNVNAQCWPEQESRLCNLRPCDVDIHTLIKAGKKCLAVYQPEASMNFTLAGCVSTRSYQPKYCGVCMDNRCCIPYKSKTIDVSFQCPDGLGFSRQVLWINACFCNLSCRNPNDIFADLESYPDFSEIAN, encoded by the exons GCCCTCTCTCCAGCCCCTACGACCATGGACTTTACCCCAGCTCCACTGGAGGACACCTCCTCACGCCCCCAATTCTGCAAGTGGCCATGTGAGTGCCCGCCATCCCCACCCCGCTGCCCGCTGGGGGTCAGCCTCATCACAGATGGCTGTGAGTGCTGTAAGATGTGCGCTCAGCAGCTTGGGGACAACTGCACGGAGGCTGCCATCTGTGACCCCCACCGGGGCCTCTACTGTGACTACAGCGGGGACCGCCCGAGGTACGCAATAGGAGTGTGTGCAC AGGTGGTCGGTGTGGGCTGCGTCCTGGATGGGGTGCGCTACAACAACGGCCAGTCCTTCCAGCCTAACTGCAAGTACAACTGCACGTGCATCGACGGCGCGGTGGgctgcacaccactgtgcctccGAGTGCGCCCCCCGCGTCTCTGGTGCCCCCACCCGCGGCGCGTGAGCATACCTGGCCACTGCTGTGAGCAGTGGGTATGTGAGGACGACGCCAAGAGGCCACGCAAGACCGCACCCCGTGACACAGGAGCCTTCG ATGCTGTGGGTGAGGTGGAGGCATGGCACAGCAACTGCATAGCCTACACAAGCCCCTGGAGCCCTTGCTCCACCAGCTGCGGCCTGGGGGTCTCCACTCGGATCTCCAATGTTAACGCCCAGTGCTGGCCTGAGCAAGAGAGCCGCCTCTGCAACTTGCGGCCATGCGATGTGGACATCCATACACTCATTAAG gCAGGGAAGAAGTGTCTGGCTGTGTACCAGCCAGAGGCATCCATGAACTTCACACTTGCGGGCTGCGTCAGCACACGCTCCTATCAACCCAAGTACTGTGGAGTTTGTATGGACAACAGGTGCTGCATCCCCTACAAGTCCAAGACTATCGACGTGTCCTTCCAGTGTCCTGATGGGCTTGGCTTCTCCCGCCAGGTCCTATGGATTAATGCCTGCTTCTGTAACCTGAGCTGTAGGAATCCCAATGACATCTTTGCTGACTTGGAATCCTACCCTGACTTCTCAGAAATTGCCAACTAG
- the CCN4 gene encoding CCN family member 4 isoform X2, translating to MRWFLPWTLAAVTAAAASTVLATALSPAPTTMDFTPAPLEDTSSRPQFCKWPCECPPSPPRCPLGVSLITDGCECCKMCAQQLGDNCTEAAICDPHRGLYCDYSGDRPRYAIGVCAHAVGEVEAWHSNCIAYTSPWSPCSTSCGLGVSTRISNVNAQCWPEQESRLCNLRPCDVDIHTLIKAGKKCLAVYQPEASMNFTLAGCVSTRSYQPKYCGVCMDNRCCIPYKSKTIDVSFQCPDGLGFSRQVLWINACFCNLSCRNPNDIFADLESYPDFSEIAN from the exons GCCCTCTCTCCAGCCCCTACGACCATGGACTTTACCCCAGCTCCACTGGAGGACACCTCCTCACGCCCCCAATTCTGCAAGTGGCCATGTGAGTGCCCGCCATCCCCACCCCGCTGCCCGCTGGGGGTCAGCCTCATCACAGATGGCTGTGAGTGCTGTAAGATGTGCGCTCAGCAGCTTGGGGACAACTGCACGGAGGCTGCCATCTGTGACCCCCACCGGGGCCTCTACTGTGACTACAGCGGGGACCGCCCGAGGTACGCAATAGGAGTGTGTGCAC ATGCTGTGGGTGAGGTGGAGGCATGGCACAGCAACTGCATAGCCTACACAAGCCCCTGGAGCCCTTGCTCCACCAGCTGCGGCCTGGGGGTCTCCACTCGGATCTCCAATGTTAACGCCCAGTGCTGGCCTGAGCAAGAGAGCCGCCTCTGCAACTTGCGGCCATGCGATGTGGACATCCATACACTCATTAAG gCAGGGAAGAAGTGTCTGGCTGTGTACCAGCCAGAGGCATCCATGAACTTCACACTTGCGGGCTGCGTCAGCACACGCTCCTATCAACCCAAGTACTGTGGAGTTTGTATGGACAACAGGTGCTGCATCCCCTACAAGTCCAAGACTATCGACGTGTCCTTCCAGTGTCCTGATGGGCTTGGCTTCTCCCGCCAGGTCCTATGGATTAATGCCTGCTTCTGTAACCTGAGCTGTAGGAATCCCAATGACATCTTTGCTGACTTGGAATCCTACCCTGACTTCTCAGAAATTGCCAACTAG